From a single Lytechinus variegatus isolate NC3 chromosome 9, Lvar_3.0, whole genome shotgun sequence genomic region:
- the LOC121421866 gene encoding A-kinase anchor protein 5-like: protein GQSESVGQSESVGQSESVVSVRVGQVCRSVRVCLVSPSLSVSPSRSGQSESVGQSESVGQSESVGQSESVGQSESVGQSESVGQSESVGQSESSVSPSRSSLSGRSVRVCRVSPSRSVSPGRSVRVGQSESVGQSESVGQSESVGQSESVGQSESVGQSESVGQSESVGQSESVGQSEGQSESVGQSESVGQSE, encoded by the exons ggtcagtccgagtcggtcggtcagtccgagtcggtcggtcagtccgagtcggtcgtgtcagtccgagtcggtcAGGTCTGTCGGTCAGTCCGAGTCTGTCTTGTCAGTCCGAGTCTgtcggtcagtccgagtcggtcg ggtcagtccgagtcggtcggtcagtccgagtcggtcggtcagtccgagtcggtcggtcagtccgagtcggtcggtcagtccgagtctgtcggtcagtccgagtccgtcggtcagtccgagtctgtcggtcagtccgagtct tcggtcagtccgagtcggtcgAGTCTGTCAGGTCGGTCAGTCCGAGTCTGTCgtgtcagtccgagtcggtcggTCAGTCCGGGTCGGTCAGTCCGGGTCGGTCAGTCCGAGTCTGTCGGTCAGTCCGAGTCTGTCGGTCAGTCCGAGTCTgtcggtcagtccgagtcggtcggtcagtccgagtcggtcggtcagtccgagtcggtcggtcagtccgagtcggtcggtcagtccgagtcggtcggtcagtccgag ggtcagtccgagtcggtcggtcagtccgagtcggtcggtcagtccgag